The Phragmitibacter flavus genome has a segment encoding these proteins:
- a CDS encoding glycosyltransferase family 2 protein — MVPKISICLPTLNARRFLEERIDSIFAQTVNDWELIVCDSYSDDGTWEYLQPFDGDPRVRLYQVPREGLYAGWNECLKRVQGEYVHIATADDTGDKMLLETLLSGFKDSPGAMVSACECVVIDADGREIGKGPTIYDKIIKSRMNGDRFATAGWYEFALMALCGVTWGSFSRLMFKRELFDLAGQFPVTYGISGDWAWALRASVHGGAVHVPGRLATWRVHEGQASATWSLDGYRTYHRIFVDFVQRNEALLRQQWNLDSKAMRRLSDAAWRRYENGTGWFLYQLRKSPIEFVMKGKFIWELDRRLFFRRVLKGCRVRKGTIVTPESAELFLGALGEN; from the coding sequence ATGGTGCCTAAAATATCCATTTGCCTTCCGACTCTCAATGCACGGCGATTTCTCGAGGAGCGTATTGACAGCATTTTTGCCCAAACGGTAAATGATTGGGAATTGATTGTTTGTGACAGCTATTCGGATGACGGGACTTGGGAATATTTACAACCATTCGATGGTGATCCACGCGTGCGGCTCTATCAAGTTCCCAGAGAAGGACTATACGCTGGATGGAATGAATGTTTGAAGCGTGTTCAGGGAGAATATGTCCACATCGCCACGGCTGACGACACTGGAGACAAAATGCTTCTCGAAACCTTACTGTCTGGTTTTAAAGATTCTCCCGGGGCCATGGTCTCTGCTTGTGAATGCGTGGTCATCGATGCCGATGGGAGAGAGATTGGAAAAGGACCGACAATCTACGATAAGATTATAAAATCTCGAATGAATGGCGATCGCTTTGCCACCGCAGGATGGTATGAATTTGCACTTATGGCGCTGTGCGGAGTGACGTGGGGGAGTTTTAGCAGACTTATGTTCAAGCGAGAGCTGTTTGATCTTGCAGGGCAATTTCCCGTCACATATGGCATCAGTGGTGACTGGGCCTGGGCACTGAGAGCTAGTGTTCACGGCGGAGCAGTGCATGTGCCGGGCCGTCTGGCAACTTGGAGGGTTCACGAAGGTCAGGCGTCAGCAACCTGGAGCCTTGATGGATACAGGACTTATCATCGAATTTTTGTTGATTTTGTCCAGAGGAACGAGGCGCTCCTAAGGCAACAGTGGAACTTGGACAGTAAGGCGATGCGGCGATTATCCGATGCTGCCTGGCGGCGCTATGAGAATGGGACCGGCTGGTTTTTGTATCAATTGCGAAAGTCACCAATTGAATTTGTCATGAAGGGAAAGTTTATTTGGGAGCTTGATCGGCGTCTTTTTTTTAGGAGAGTTCTGAAGGGGTGCAGGGTGCGTAAGGGAACTATTGTCACTCCAGAGTCCGCCGAATTGTTTCTAGGTGCTTTGGGTGAGAATTAA
- a CDS encoding class I SAM-dependent methyltransferase, translating into MTSPLQSIKKLLPSSLRDQYRFSYYNAINLVRWELKNLCGLHKYPKNSDNMLFVHLGCGSLELPGFINVDLRAHPHVHHRANVDRLPFLKDGSIDLIYVSHCLEHISHRKIEKTLSEWRRVLKVGGILRIAVPDFDAVLSAYAKSQNDIKCIQGVLMGGQDYAQNFHYTTFNETFLKSMLENGGFEDVRRWNPSNVGLGKATDCSTAVLKVGETVIPVSLNLEAVKNGA; encoded by the coding sequence ATGACATCACCGCTCCAAAGTATTAAAAAGCTGCTGCCCAGCAGCTTGAGAGATCAGTATCGATTCTCTTACTACAACGCTATAAATCTCGTTCGGTGGGAGCTTAAAAACCTGTGCGGTTTACATAAATACCCTAAGAACTCTGACAACATGTTGTTCGTGCACTTGGGCTGTGGAAGTTTGGAACTCCCAGGATTTATTAATGTGGATCTACGGGCGCATCCACATGTTCACCATCGGGCCAATGTGGATAGACTCCCCTTTCTTAAAGACGGAAGCATTGACCTTATTTATGTGAGTCATTGCTTGGAACATATTTCGCACAGGAAAATTGAAAAGACACTTTCTGAGTGGCGTCGTGTATTGAAAGTTGGAGGAATACTGAGAATAGCGGTTCCAGACTTTGATGCTGTGTTGAGCGCATATGCCAAATCACAAAATGACATCAAATGCATACAAGGTGTTCTAATGGGCGGGCAAGACTACGCACAAAATTTCCACTACACGACATTCAACGAAACCTTCTTGAAAAGCATGTTGGAAAACGGCGGGTTTGAAGACGTGAGGAGATGGAATCCGTCTAATGTTGGATTGGGTAAGGCAACCGACTGCTCAACCGCAGTCCTTAAAGTCGGCGAGACGGTGATTCCTGTGAGTCTCAACTTGGAGGCCGTAAAGAATGGTGCCTAA
- a CDS encoding ABC transporter ATP-binding protein yields the protein MANDAVIKVENVSKRYLINRCGDLTSGNDLRHLVQAAVMAPFGFMRAGKKSEVAKDRTFRVVCSRDKLKEEIHALHDINFEVKRGEILGIIGRNGAGKSTLLKILGRITEPSTGRIGIKGRIASLLEVGTGFHPELTGRENIYLNGAILGMRRQEIRSRFDEMVDFAGFEQFLDTPVKRYSSGMYARLAFAVAAHLEPDIMIVDEVLAVGDAEFQKKCLGKMQDVAGNGRTVLFVSHNMMAMQTLCDRGMVLEKGRIEHQGEVTDCIDFYMGRDGWGKSQHWLRDDDGVGALLYVKCAMFEMKDGESGKVLELTLDLVGRERCQKAFIAVDILDSTGMALMQALPELEPFISESEKAIKLKLAIDLPPLIPGWYSMTLWVGSHNTQTFDSVDNVLRFEIVESPTEGRTFPHVREHGAMVPPSKVEILQGSISC from the coding sequence ATGGCGAACGACGCAGTCATAAAGGTTGAGAATGTTTCCAAGAGATATCTCATCAACCGTTGTGGTGACCTAACTTCCGGAAATGATCTGCGGCATCTGGTTCAGGCTGCGGTGATGGCCCCCTTTGGTTTTATGAGGGCGGGTAAAAAATCAGAAGTGGCAAAAGATCGGACTTTCAGAGTGGTGTGCTCAAGAGACAAGCTAAAGGAGGAGATCCACGCGCTTCACGACATTAATTTTGAGGTCAAGCGTGGAGAAATTCTGGGTATTATCGGCAGGAATGGGGCGGGGAAAAGCACACTGCTCAAGATTCTCGGCCGCATCACTGAACCCAGCACTGGGCGCATCGGGATCAAGGGTCGAATTGCAAGTTTGTTGGAAGTTGGCACCGGTTTTCATCCGGAACTGACAGGTCGTGAGAACATTTATCTGAATGGCGCGATCCTAGGCATGCGGCGTCAGGAGATCCGATCGAGATTTGATGAGATGGTTGATTTTGCGGGTTTTGAGCAGTTTCTTGATACACCGGTTAAGAGGTATTCGTCAGGGATGTATGCTCGACTGGCCTTTGCGGTGGCTGCGCACCTTGAGCCGGACATCATGATTGTGGATGAGGTGTTGGCGGTGGGTGACGCAGAGTTTCAGAAGAAGTGTCTTGGCAAGATGCAAGACGTGGCGGGGAATGGCCGGACGGTGCTGTTTGTGAGTCACAACATGATGGCCATGCAGACTTTGTGCGACCGTGGGATGGTGCTGGAGAAGGGCCGGATCGAACACCAGGGTGAGGTCACAGATTGCATCGACTTCTATATGGGGAGAGATGGCTGGGGAAAGAGTCAACATTGGCTTAGGGACGACGACGGAGTCGGTGCGCTTCTTTATGTTAAATGCGCGATGTTTGAGATGAAGGATGGAGAGTCGGGCAAAGTTCTGGAGCTGACGCTTGACCTAGTGGGACGGGAGCGGTGCCAGAAGGCGTTTATAGCTGTGGATATTCTCGATTCGACGGGGATGGCTTTGATGCAGGCGCTGCCGGAATTGGAACCGTTCATTTCTGAATCGGAAAAAGCCATCAAGCTAAAGCTTGCGATTGACCTTCCGCCACTGATTCCTGGATGGTATTCAATGACGTTGTGGGTTGGCAGTCATAATACTCAAACATTTGACAGTGTGGACAACGTGCTGCGGTTTGAGATTGTTGAATCTCCCACGGAGGGACGGACGTTTCCCCATGTCAGAGAACACGGCGCGATGGTTCCGCCGTCCAAAGTCGAGATTTTGCAGGGAAGCATTTCATGTTGA
- a CDS encoding class I SAM-dependent methyltransferase, with the protein MGLTLKENGLLYTLLLSGYYGGSGLSNLAFERMQTLRKKKGLPGLNSRSLNTQIWDDWDWQAGGDEWTPSPEWKSSLVKSILLPNVPQGSRIVEIGPGAGRWTEHLIPLASEYQGIDISSKCVEICSAKFAAHQNATFRTNDGNNLPGVADASIDVIWSFDVFVHINLADIATYLDEFKRVLKPGGVAIIHHGTTAGHSGGWRSDATTAELNDLIVSKGLVVKAQFGDWEDDGKRFEVGLYQDQVTVISKPA; encoded by the coding sequence ATGGGACTGACCCTAAAGGAGAATGGCCTGCTTTACACCTTGTTGCTGAGCGGTTATTACGGCGGCAGCGGCCTGTCCAACCTCGCCTTTGAGCGCATGCAAACGCTGCGTAAGAAAAAGGGATTGCCAGGGCTGAACAGTCGCAGCCTGAACACCCAAATTTGGGACGACTGGGACTGGCAGGCAGGAGGAGACGAATGGACTCCATCACCCGAATGGAAAAGCTCGCTGGTGAAGTCGATCCTGCTGCCCAACGTGCCTCAGGGGAGCCGCATCGTCGAAATTGGCCCTGGGGCCGGACGCTGGACGGAACACCTTATCCCCCTCGCCAGTGAATACCAGGGCATCGACATCTCGAGCAAATGCGTAGAAATTTGCTCCGCGAAATTCGCCGCCCATCAAAACGCCACATTCCGAACCAACGATGGCAACAACCTGCCGGGTGTTGCGGATGCCAGCATCGACGTCATCTGGTCATTCGACGTTTTTGTTCACATCAATCTCGCCGACATCGCCACCTATCTGGACGAGTTTAAACGTGTCCTGAAACCCGGTGGCGTGGCGATCATCCATCACGGAACCACCGCCGGCCACTCAGGCGGGTGGCGGAGCGATGCCACGACGGCTGAGCTCAATGACCTCATCGTCTCGAAAGGTCTCGTGGTAAAAGCTCAGTTTGGCGATTGGGAAGACGACGGAAAACGCTTCGAAGTGGGCCTTTACCAAGATCAAGTGACGGTCATCTCCAAGCCCGCATGA
- a CDS encoding glycosyltransferase family 4 protein, whose amino-acid sequence MNFCFVCPRYKSEPYGGIDSSTANHAEALASMGHQVHVVATRVHHVHDFVDGKVWVHNRPIKFVRIASKLFPAWIESVQLGIVLVILHRKYHFSRIEIPNWEGLGAIPILLRLPVALRHHTSTEDSLEAQGLPMTRPQRALAKLEHLACRWAKINIVHSKYYAKKLANLGNVRGVCVVPHFLPPVRQPKFAEPSSKTILCVGALMARKGTDVMFDAAEIFLRELPEWKLILVGLDRDGFYERAFRLRADPDVASRVIFEGFLGEDELADRYLQCGIYLTTSLFESFGLPCLEAMMRGKPLVATNAGALPELVQHGINGFLFSPKDHEAAAEFVVKLGQDKELRRVMGMRSLEIAKQHPDMNEVCLRYERLTSTLGSKGMVTDHRV is encoded by the coding sequence ATGAATTTCTGTTTTGTCTGTCCTCGATATAAATCAGAGCCATATGGTGGAATTGATTCTTCGACAGCAAATCATGCAGAAGCTCTCGCCTCAATGGGCCATCAGGTGCATGTTGTTGCGACTAGGGTTCATCATGTCCATGACTTCGTCGATGGGAAGGTATGGGTGCACAATCGCCCGATTAAATTTGTCCGCATTGCATCGAAACTGTTCCCCGCATGGATCGAGTCTGTCCAATTAGGAATAGTGCTGGTAATCCTGCATCGGAAATACCATTTCAGTCGGATTGAAATTCCTAATTGGGAGGGGTTGGGTGCAATACCAATTTTGCTGCGCCTGCCGGTGGCGCTTCGTCATCACACATCGACGGAAGATTCATTAGAGGCACAAGGGTTACCGATGACCCGGCCACAGCGAGCGCTAGCGAAGTTAGAACATTTGGCATGCCGGTGGGCAAAAATCAATATCGTGCATAGCAAATACTATGCGAAAAAGTTGGCGAACCTTGGCAATGTCCGAGGCGTGTGTGTAGTGCCGCATTTTCTTCCACCAGTGCGGCAACCAAAATTTGCAGAGCCATCCAGCAAGACAATTCTGTGTGTTGGCGCTCTGATGGCTCGCAAAGGCACGGATGTCATGTTTGACGCTGCCGAAATTTTTCTCCGAGAACTGCCGGAGTGGAAATTAATTCTCGTCGGGCTGGACCGCGATGGATTCTACGAGCGTGCGTTCCGATTGCGGGCCGACCCTGATGTGGCAAGCCGAGTAATTTTCGAAGGTTTCCTCGGCGAGGATGAACTTGCTGATCGGTATCTACAATGTGGCATCTATCTCACAACGTCGCTGTTTGAGTCGTTTGGTTTGCCATGTCTTGAGGCAATGATGCGAGGAAAACCTCTTGTGGCCACCAATGCAGGCGCGCTTCCCGAACTGGTGCAGCATGGAATTAATGGATTCCTGTTTAGTCCCAAAGATCACGAAGCCGCTGCCGAATTCGTTGTCAAACTCGGACAAGATAAAGAATTGAGGAGAGTTATGGGGATGAGAAGCCTTGAAATTGCCAAACAACATCCGGATATGAATGAAGTCTGCCTGCGGTATGAGAGACTCACATCTACCCTCGGTTCAAAAGGCATGGTCACTGACCATAGGGTATAG
- a CDS encoding class I SAM-dependent methyltransferase, which yields MSDTRPIERIRVHYEVEKELASRLRHSTRAERPQLLGALYTELFARVPDHPRLTRTESPEASRRNVDNQMRLLRPFLESGDTFIEFAPGDCRLSFEAAKIAKRVIGIDISDQRAMSDRSPSNFELVVYDGETVPLPDGCADVIFSYQFLEHLHPDDVEPHFENVSRLLKPGGWYVFDTPHRLSGPHDVSRYFGKELNCFHFQEWTYGEMIKTLRRHQFGDTAIFRLGRPWKSGWVRSGVWLGEWLFDTVPSLQGGALAAKLFPAVTVASRRETLCG from the coding sequence ATGTCTGATACACGCCCCATAGAACGAATCAGGGTGCATTATGAAGTGGAGAAGGAGCTCGCCAGTCGGCTCCGCCACAGCACTCGTGCGGAGCGGCCCCAACTGCTGGGGGCATTGTATACTGAACTCTTTGCCAGGGTCCCCGATCATCCACGCCTTACTCGCACGGAGTCTCCCGAGGCAAGCCGACGGAATGTGGACAATCAAATGCGCCTGTTACGTCCATTTTTGGAATCAGGTGACACCTTCATCGAATTCGCTCCGGGGGATTGTCGATTGAGTTTCGAAGCAGCAAAGATTGCCAAACGGGTAATCGGGATCGATATCTCCGACCAGCGGGCAATGTCGGATCGTTCTCCGTCTAATTTTGAACTGGTCGTCTACGATGGAGAAACCGTGCCCCTTCCCGATGGGTGTGCGGATGTAATTTTCAGTTACCAGTTTCTGGAGCATCTGCATCCCGACGATGTGGAACCGCATTTCGAGAATGTCAGCCGTCTCCTTAAACCAGGCGGCTGGTATGTCTTCGACACGCCTCACCGGTTGTCAGGACCGCATGACGTATCCCGATATTTTGGGAAGGAACTCAACTGTTTTCATTTTCAAGAGTGGACCTATGGGGAGATGATTAAAACGTTGAGGCGTCATCAATTTGGAGATACCGCCATCTTTCGCCTTGGTCGGCCTTGGAAGAGCGGGTGGGTGCGGAGTGGCGTCTGGTTGGGCGAATGGTTGTTTGATACGGTTCCTTCCTTGCAGGGTGGGGCCTTGGCGGCAAAGCTTTTTCCAGCTGTGACGGTTGCCAGTCGTAGGGAAACATTGTGCGGCTAG
- a CDS encoding ABC transporter ATP-binding protein, translating to MSDTVIKVENLSKKYLISHKNGRGSGDGLRHAIQELIGSPFRRLRAGFQQSRATGTSSHGHSQLSQGQEEFWALKDVSFEIKRGEVVGIIGRNGAGKSTLLKILSRITEPTSGRIGIKGRVASLLEVGTGFHPELTGRENIYLNGAILGMSRDEVKRKFDEIVDFSGVEKFLDTPVKRYSSGMYVRLAFAVAAHLEPEILIVDEVLAVGDAEFQKKCLGKMKDVAGHGRTVLFVSHNMAAVNGLTTRAIALSSGTIQSSGKTKDVISDYLAATKQNGVIFTPSGTGKHTTILQVQNTNKHPNKAVEASDQTTIDVNVTFTTDGSPNLSIELFLIDITGQKLAMFSLQLFTGQSLPSRAGTYTLQFTSEPMRLAAGEYTMDIATSITNVAWDHYLSSCIKLEIDSCVMGPTHWNFRNDLGFGQIPLLGDNVRLVEGGLT from the coding sequence ATGTCAGACACTGTCATTAAGGTAGAAAACCTCTCCAAAAAGTATTTGATCAGCCACAAGAACGGCCGGGGATCTGGGGATGGTTTGCGTCATGCCATCCAGGAATTAATCGGCTCGCCATTTCGCCGATTGAGAGCAGGTTTTCAACAGAGCCGGGCCACCGGAACATCGTCCCATGGCCACAGCCAGTTGAGTCAAGGTCAGGAGGAGTTCTGGGCGTTGAAAGATGTTTCTTTTGAAATCAAACGCGGGGAAGTGGTGGGCATCATCGGGCGGAACGGGGCAGGAAAAAGCACCCTTCTGAAGATTCTCAGCCGCATCACCGAACCTACGAGCGGACGCATTGGGATCAAGGGCCGGGTCGCCAGTCTTTTGGAGGTGGGAACCGGGTTTCATCCCGAATTGACCGGTCGTGAGAACATCTATTTGAACGGGGCGATTCTGGGTATGAGCCGGGACGAGGTGAAACGTAAATTTGATGAGATCGTCGATTTCTCAGGGGTTGAGAAGTTTTTGGATACTCCCGTGAAGCGTTATAGCAGCGGAATGTATGTGCGGCTGGCATTTGCGGTCGCCGCTCATTTGGAGCCCGAAATTTTGATCGTGGATGAAGTGCTCGCTGTGGGAGATGCCGAGTTCCAGAAGAAGTGTTTGGGGAAGATGAAAGACGTGGCCGGGCATGGGAGGACCGTCCTTTTTGTCAGCCACAACATGGCGGCGGTGAACGGGCTCACAACACGTGCGATCGCTCTGTCAAGTGGAACAATCCAGTCCAGTGGAAAAACAAAGGACGTTATATCCGACTACCTAGCGGCGACCAAGCAGAACGGAGTCATATTCACTCCTTCAGGAACTGGCAAACACACCACAATTCTCCAGGTCCAAAACACAAACAAGCACCCAAACAAAGCAGTTGAAGCGAGTGATCAAACTACTATCGACGTCAATGTTACGTTTACGACCGATGGATCCCCGAATCTCTCAATTGAATTATTCTTGATAGATATAACCGGGCAAAAGTTGGCCATGTTCTCGCTACAACTTTTCACCGGACAATCCCTCCCCAGCAGAGCAGGAACGTATACGCTCCAGTTCACGTCAGAACCTATGCGATTAGCCGCTGGAGAATACACAATGGATATTGCGACTTCAATCACTAATGTTGCATGGGATCACTATCTTTCGAGTTGTATCAAGTTAGAGATCGATTCATGTGTCATGGGTCCTACGCATTGGAATTTTAGGAATGACCTCGGATTTGGACAAATACCTTTGCTGGGAGACAATGTCCGACTAGTCGAGGGGGGACTGACGTGA
- a CDS encoding glycosyltransferase — MKADPANESSTLNLRVLHVLHGLHAGGMENGVINLAHGQLQRGIFHDVCALTTSGPFADRLPASSKASPLNKPEGFSFKTCLKLRRLIQTTRPDVVHSHNSSGLIYSAFALALPGIRIPLLAGEHAQLTAGEKAPHRLFIRRWLYRLACKKIHTVSAGQRDELLQLNLAAPEAILSISNGVDTERFHVQSKETKKAAINLPENALVLGMVARLAHHKRHDRLLDAFQQIAPNHPKLHLALVGDRGNAKEAILDAIGAHPFKDRIHWLGMRDDLPEVYPAFDLLVLPSESEGMSNVCLEAMACGVPVAANDSCGATEIIVDGVTGVIRSMPDASAIASHLESCLSDPSVLLTWGQNARRHIERNFSIASMMDRYEKVYRDLLIR, encoded by the coding sequence ATGAAGGCTGATCCCGCCAACGAATCAAGCACCCTAAACCTGCGGGTTCTCCATGTTTTGCATGGATTGCACGCCGGCGGAATGGAAAACGGAGTGATCAACCTTGCGCACGGACAGCTGCAGCGTGGTATTTTTCATGACGTGTGCGCTCTCACCACATCGGGTCCCTTTGCTGATCGCCTGCCCGCTTCCAGCAAAGCTTCCCCGCTCAACAAACCCGAAGGCTTCTCCTTCAAGACCTGCCTCAAGCTGCGACGCCTCATCCAAACTACCCGCCCGGACGTCGTGCATTCCCACAACTCCAGCGGGCTGATCTACAGCGCTTTCGCTCTTGCGCTACCGGGAATCCGAATTCCACTGCTCGCAGGTGAACATGCCCAGCTCACGGCTGGAGAGAAGGCACCCCACCGCCTGTTCATCCGGCGCTGGCTCTATCGACTGGCTTGCAAAAAGATCCATACCGTGTCAGCGGGACAGCGCGACGAGTTGCTCCAACTGAACTTGGCGGCTCCAGAAGCCATCCTCTCAATATCCAATGGCGTCGATACGGAACGCTTCCACGTCCAATCGAAGGAAACAAAAAAGGCCGCCATCAACCTTCCTGAGAACGCCCTCGTTCTCGGCATGGTGGCACGACTGGCTCATCACAAACGGCATGATCGTCTGCTGGATGCCTTCCAACAAATTGCCCCCAATCATCCCAAACTGCACCTCGCCCTCGTCGGCGACCGGGGCAATGCCAAAGAGGCCATCCTCGATGCCATCGGTGCCCATCCCTTCAAAGATCGCATTCATTGGTTGGGCATGCGCGACGACCTGCCCGAGGTCTATCCCGCCTTTGATCTCCTCGTGCTGCCTTCGGAATCCGAAGGCATGTCCAATGTCTGCCTCGAAGCCATGGCTTGTGGCGTTCCGGTCGCCGCCAATGACTCCTGCGGCGCCACCGAAATCATCGTCGATGGCGTCACCGGCGTCATCCGCTCCATGCCAGATGCCAGCGCCATTGCCAGCCATCTCGAATCTTGCCTGTCTGACCCGTCAGTCCTCCTCACCTGGGGTCAAAATGCCCGACGACACATTGAGCGAAACTTTTCCATCGCCAGCATGATGGATCGCTATGAGAAGGTCTATCGCGACCTGCTCATCCGCTGA
- a CDS encoding FkbM family methyltransferase: MEVTEEHLGNSANSTGNVITLRGIQFSLEGMSPKMRAVLIEGEYELMEADACATWVKEGDRVLELGSAIGFIGLHCLKNCGAASVVSVEANPRTAECLKENYRLNGLAPQVLKVAVTTKDEEVDLYVGPDFWSDSVCLGFEETENIRVPGCKFTTLWQSLAAKPNVLVVDIEGEETAIDWSHLPTEIKLLVVEFHPVQTGYDSMFEMIRCVLNSGFEGVLQNGYVNVFRRD; the protein is encoded by the coding sequence ATGGAGGTTACCGAGGAGCATCTGGGAAACAGTGCCAACAGCACGGGAAACGTTATCACGCTGCGAGGCATTCAGTTTTCTCTGGAGGGCATGAGTCCCAAGATGCGTGCCGTGTTGATTGAGGGTGAGTATGAGTTGATGGAGGCTGATGCATGTGCGACCTGGGTAAAGGAAGGGGATCGTGTCTTGGAACTGGGCAGTGCGATTGGTTTCATCGGCCTGCATTGTCTGAAAAATTGTGGCGCGGCGTCGGTGGTATCGGTTGAAGCGAATCCACGAACGGCCGAATGCTTGAAGGAAAACTACCGGTTGAATGGTCTTGCTCCCCAAGTTCTCAAGGTTGCTGTCACCACCAAAGATGAAGAAGTGGACCTTTATGTCGGGCCAGACTTTTGGAGTGACAGTGTTTGTCTGGGTTTTGAAGAGACTGAGAATATCCGAGTTCCCGGATGCAAATTTACCACGCTATGGCAGTCTCTGGCGGCCAAGCCCAATGTGCTGGTCGTGGACATTGAGGGAGAGGAGACCGCGATTGACTGGAGTCATCTGCCCACCGAAATCAAATTGTTGGTCGTTGAATTCCATCCCGTGCAAACCGGTTACGATTCCATGTTTGAAATGATCCGGTGTGTGCTCAATTCCGGGTTTGAAGGCGTCCTGCAGAATGGGTATGTGAACGTCTTTAGAAGGGACTAG
- a CDS encoding FkbM family methyltransferase translates to MQMSLNFLRSLFGQLKKMMSKDQDKFLKNVTGVIHIGANTGQERLHYNTLGLDVIWVEPIPDVFEQLTKNISGLKKQVAYQYLLSDINGASYVLNIASNGGMSSSILNLKQHREIWPTVDYVSAITLTSITLNQLVTTEKIDLSRYQALVLDVQGAELLILKGGGGLLKKFRYIKLEVADFESYEKCCTVDEVSHFLKTQGFEECSRKRFAERKAGGSYFDVVYRNKEKPDQVPF, encoded by the coding sequence ATGCAAATGAGCCTAAATTTTCTTCGATCTTTATTCGGGCAGTTGAAAAAAATGATGTCGAAAGATCAGGACAAATTTCTGAAAAACGTGACCGGCGTTATTCACATTGGAGCAAACACAGGACAGGAAAGGCTTCACTACAATACGTTGGGATTGGATGTCATCTGGGTAGAACCCATTCCCGATGTTTTCGAACAACTCACCAAAAACATTTCCGGACTGAAAAAACAAGTCGCTTACCAGTATCTACTGAGCGACATCAATGGAGCCAGCTACGTGTTAAATATTGCGAGCAATGGCGGCATGTCATCATCGATCCTGAATTTAAAGCAACATAGGGAAATTTGGCCAACGGTCGACTATGTTAGCGCCATCACGCTCACCAGTATTACATTAAACCAGCTTGTTACGACAGAGAAAATAGACCTGAGTAGGTATCAAGCACTCGTCTTAGACGTCCAAGGGGCCGAATTGTTGATCTTAAAAGGTGGAGGAGGATTGCTGAAAAAATTTCGGTATATCAAACTAGAGGTGGCGGATTTTGAATCGTATGAGAAATGCTGCACCGTAGACGAAGTTTCTCATTTTTTGAAGACTCAAGGATTCGAAGAATGCTCGCGCAAACGATTCGCAGAACGAAAAGCCGGCGGAAGCTATTTTGACGTTGTTTATCGAAACAAGGAAAAGCCAGACCAAGTCCCTTTTTGA
- a CDS encoding ABC transporter permease, which translates to MVTGPEPEAEFDLWLEAGRTEKHYWLDLWRYRELFIILAWRDVTVRYKQTVAGAAWALLQPFFSMVIMTIIFGKVAGLPSQGTAPYAIMVFAALLPWQFFSNALSSSSQSLVGNAGLISKVYFPRLIIPASSVVVACVDFLISFLIMIAMMIWYQFVPSWRIVCLPAFVLLAFLAALGPGLIVTALNVKFRDFRIVIPFIVQFGLYVSPVAYSSAVIREKFGDVAFLLYSLNPMVGVIDGFRWAILGGESSVYLPGFLLSLGVALVALVGGIWYFRKTERTFADVI; encoded by the coding sequence ATGGTCACTGGTCCCGAACCTGAAGCTGAGTTTGATCTCTGGCTGGAAGCGGGTCGCACGGAAAAGCATTACTGGCTGGATCTGTGGCGCTACCGCGAGCTGTTTATTATCCTTGCGTGGCGCGATGTCACCGTGCGTTACAAGCAAACCGTTGCCGGTGCTGCTTGGGCTCTGTTGCAGCCATTCTTTTCAATGGTCATCATGACCATCATCTTCGGAAAAGTCGCGGGACTGCCCTCTCAGGGCACCGCTCCCTACGCCATCATGGTATTCGCCGCGTTGTTGCCGTGGCAGTTCTTTTCCAACGCGCTCAGTTCATCCAGCCAAAGTCTGGTGGGTAATGCGGGATTGATCTCCAAGGTGTATTTCCCGAGACTGATCATTCCAGCGAGTTCGGTGGTGGTGGCGTGTGTCGACTTTCTTATTTCATTCCTCATCATGATCGCCATGATGATCTGGTATCAGTTTGTCCCAAGCTGGCGCATTGTATGTCTTCCAGCATTTGTATTGCTGGCCTTCCTGGCGGCGTTGGGACCGGGATTGATTGTGACAGCGCTGAACGTGAAGTTTCGCGATTTTCGGATTGTGATCCCATTCATTGTGCAGTTTGGACTGTATGTCTCTCCCGTTGCCTACAGCAGCGCGGTCATCCGCGAGAAATTTGGTGACGTCGCCTTCCTGCTCTACAGCCTTAACCCGATGGTCGGTGTTATTGATGGATTTAGGTGGGCGATTTTGGGCGGCGAATCGAGTGTATATTTGCCAGGCTTCCTATTGTCGCTGGGGGTTGCTCTGGTGGCGCTGGTTGGTGGCATTTGGTATTTCCGCAAAACCGAACGGACTTTCGCGGATGTCATTTAA